From the Daucus carota subsp. sativus chromosome 8, DH1 v3.0, whole genome shotgun sequence genome, one window contains:
- the LOC108192405 gene encoding probable ADP-ribosylation factor GTPase-activating protein AGD8 yields MATDANSTDKNLIFRKLKAKSDNKMCFDCNAKNPTWASVTYGIFLCIDCSAVHRSLGVHVSFVRSTNLDSWTPDQLKMMSFGGNNRAQVFFKQHGWNDGGKIEAKYTSRAAELYKQLLSKEVAKSSKEEAGLPVSPVASQSVQAVNGIPDKVEESPKESSPLKHETLDIPASPKVRASHSVLTSTVKKPLGSKKTGKTGGLGARKLTSKPSESLYDQKPEEVPVQVSTSTNSNPTAASSYASRFEYTDNVPAADTDSAGTNVTGHVAPPKSPGFFLDFGMDSFQKKDSSSLKPQIQETDEARKKFSNAKSISSSQFFGDQNKDADSQVSLQKFSGSAAISSADLFGEDADSAADLTASDLINKISFQAHQDISSLKNIAGETGKKLSSLASSFMTDFQDRSF; encoded by the exons ATGGCTACTGACGCTAATTCCACCGACAAGAACCTCATTTTCAGGAAACTCAAAgctaaatctgataacaag ATGTGCTTTGATTGCAATGCCAAGAATCCAACTTGGGCTTCTGTCACTTATGGGATCTTTCTTTGTATTGATTGTTCTGCTGTTCATCGGAGTCTTGGTGTCCATGTCAGCTTTGTTAG GTCAACAAATCTAGATTCTTGGACTCCAGATCAATTAAAGATGATGAGTTTTGGGGGAAATAATCGTGCTCAAGTTTTCTTCAAGCAGCATGGCTGGAATGATGGAGGAAAGATTGAGGCGAAGTATACTTCTAGGGCTGCTGAACTATATAAACAGTTGCTTTCTAAAGAAGTTGCTAAGAGCTCCAAGGAGGAGGCAGGTTTACCTGTGTCACCTGTTGCTTCTCAGTCTGTACAAGCTGTTAATGGGATTCCAGATAAGGTAGAAGAATCCCCAAAAGAAAGTTCTCCCCTAAAGCATGAAACTCTGGATATTCCTGCTTCACCGAAAGTAAGAGCTTCCCATTCAGTTCTCACCAGCACTGTCAAGAAGCCTCTTGGTTCTAAGAAGACTGGGAAGACTGGTGGGCTTGGTGCTCGAAAGCTTACTTCCAAG CCCAGTGAAAGCCTATATGACCAGAAGCCTGAAGAAGTACCTGTACAAGTTTCTACATCTACAAATAGCAACCCAACTGCAGCATCCTCATATGCATCTCGGTTTGAATACACAGATAATGTTCCAGCTGCTGATACGGATTCTGCAGGAACCAATGTAACTGGCCACGTAGCCCCCCCAAAGTCACCGGGTTTCTTTTTAGATTTTGGAATGGACAGTTTCCAAAAGAAAGATAGCTCATCATTAAAGCCTCAA ATTCAAGAAACTGATGAAGCAAGGAAAAAGTTTTCAAATGCAAAATCTATTTCTTCATCCCAGTTTTTTGGGGATCAGAATAAAGATGCTGACAGTCAAGTTTCACTGCAAAAATTCTCT GGTTCTGCTGCTATATCAAGTGCTGATCTATTTGGTGAAGATGCTGACTCTGCTGCTGATCTCACTGCAAGTGACTTGATTAACAAAATCTCTTTCCAG GCACATCAGGATATTTCTTCCCTCAAAAATATTGCGGGAGAAACTGGGAAAAAGCTCAGTTCCCTGGCATCATCATTTATGACAGATTTTCAAGATAGAAGTTTCTGA
- the LOC108192501 gene encoding aluminum-activated malate transporter 12, whose product MESLRKYMFGLMVKAWRICGKAWTSIWTVGKEDPRRIIHAFKVGLSLTLVSLLYLMEPLFKGIGSNAMWAVMTVVVVLEFTAGATLYKGLNRGLGTLVAGSLAFLMEFIATEYGKIFGAIFISVAVFVIGSAATYMRFLPDIKKNYEYGVVIFLLTFNLITVSSYRVDNVLKIAYDRFYTIAIGCGICLVMSLLLFPNWSGEELHNSSVSKLEGLAMSIEACVSQYFKDHELEPDISKEESEDHDPIYMGYKAVLDSKSYDATLAKHASWEPRHSRHCYRYPWQQYVKLGAVLRRFGYTVVALHGCLETEIQTPRSVRALFRDPCTQLAGEVSKALTELADSIRKRRQCSPDVISDNLHKALNDLNTALKSQPRLFVGSETNQTSNMLALAAVTARQSVDNHLPSANTESSTLHDWKLSKRVSKKTKEARKVLRPTLSKNAITSLEFSEALPFAAFASLLVETVARLDIVIDEVEELGTKANFKEFYADDEITVTCERFKVETASDLKNNLPEQAAE is encoded by the exons ATGGAGAGTTTGAGGAAATATATGTTTGGTTTGATGGTGAAAGCTTGGAGAATTTGTGGTAAGGCATGGACAAGTATTTGGACAGTGGGCAAAGAAGATCCTAGAAGGATCATTCATGCATTTAAGGTTGGTTTGTCCCTCACACTAGTCTCCTTGCTATATCTAATGGAACCTTTATTCAAAGGCATTGGTTCTAATGCAATGTGGGCTGTCATGACTGTGGTGGTTGTGCTTGAATTCACTGCTG ggGCTACCTTGTACAAAGGACTGAATCGAGGATTAGGAACACTGGTAGCTGGATCATTGGCTTTTCTAATGGAGTTTATTGCTACTGAATATGGGAAAATTTTCGGAGCCATTTTCATAAGTGTTGCCGTGTTTGTAATTG GGTCAGCAGCTACATACATGAGATTTTTGCCTGATATAAAGAAGAATTATGAGTACGGCGTCGTTATCTTCTTGTTGACATTTAATCTGATAACCGTTTCAAGCTATCGTGTTGACAATGTGCTGAAAATTGCATATGATCGCTTTTACACCATTGCCATTGGTTGTGGAATCTGTCTTGTTATGAGCCTTCTACTCTTTCCCAACTGGTCAGGAGAAGAGCTCCATAATTCCAGTGTCTCTAAACTAGAAGGATTAGCCATGTCAATCGAAG CATGTGTGTCGCAATACTTCAAAGATCATGAACTAGAGCCTGACATCAGCAAAGAGGAATCAGAGGATCATGATCCCATATACATGGGTTACAAAGCTGTTCTggactctaaatcttatgatgCAACCTTG GCAAAACATGCAAGTTGGGAGCCAAGGCACTCTAGACACTGCTACAGATACCCTTGGCAGCAATATGTAAAATTGGGAGCTGTTCTACGGCGTTTTGGATATACAGTTGTGGCCCTCCATGGTTGTTTGGAAACTGAAATCCAG ACACCGAGATCTGTGAGAGCTCTTTTTAGAGATCCATGCACTCAACTAGCTGGAGAAGTATCAAAAGCATTGACGGAACTAGCAGATAGTATCAGGAAGCGTCGCCAATGCTCACCAGATGTTATATCTGATAATCTCCATAAAGCCCTTAATGATCTCAACACTGCCTTGAAATCACAACCGAGGCTTTTTGTTGGTTCAGAGACAAACCAAACAAGCAATATGCTAGCTTTAGCAGCTGTAACAGCCAGGCAAAGTGTAGATAATCACTTACCAAGTGCAAATACAGAATCATCCACATTGCACGACTGGAAATTATCCAAAAGGGTATCCAAGAAGACCAAAGAAGCAAGAAAAGTTTTAAGGCCAACGTTAAGCAAGAATGCAATCACCAGTCTCGAGTTCTCAGAGGCACTTCCATTTGCTGCATTTGCTTCTTTGCTAGTAGAGACAGTGGCAAGACTTGACATTGTTATCGATGAAGTTGAAGAGTTAGGAACGAAGGCTAATTTCAAAGAATTTTATGCTGATGATGAGATAACTGTGACTTGTGAGAGGTTTAAGGTGGAAACTGCTTCTGATCTCAAAAATAACCTACCTGAACAAGCTGCAGAATAA
- the LOC108192609 gene encoding pentatricopeptide repeat-containing protein At5g46580, chloroplastic, with product MATICSSALQVHSTKKHTCILANSPDHQSEAPLLNRPNSIWVNPTKITPSVLTLQRHKRSSISYTPHIKKLKSLIKNLNDSSLSDLLHVLENYPSSLSGDDAFLLLNNFKSWQKTLLFFDWIKTRNLFAVETIYYNVTMKSLRFGRQFQHIENLAFEMIHNRVELDNITYSTIITCAKRCNLYDKAIEWFERMYKTGLMPDEVTYSAVLDVYGKLRRAEEVVSLYERGRASGWKPDTVAFAVLGKLFAQAGDYDGLRYVFQEMKAVEVEPDLFLYNTLFEALIKAKKPGLAKGLFGSMISSGIKPNEKTLTALVRIFGKARWAKDALGFWEKLRSNKWAVNNLLYNTLLNMCADLGLEEEAEGLFEDMKKSEKCKPDSWSYTAMLNIYGSAGYADKAMDLFDEMSELEVELNIMGCTCLIQCLGKARRIDDLVEVFRVSIDRDIKPDDRLSGCLLSVVSFCEGEDLNKVLSCLQEANSKLVDFIRLLENGTIDFNTLSTEFREMLNETSVDSQRPFCNCLIDFCRNRNLLERSHDLLHIGLACNLYPGLHTKTPEEWRLNVRSLSVGAAHTALEDWMSTVIKLDQHHDTLPELFSASTGAGTHKYSQGLANEFASHVNKLDAPFRRSSEEPGFFVASREDLVSWVQSRVQTASGTA from the coding sequence ATGGCTACTATTTGTTCATCTGCTTTACAAGTTCATAGCACCAAAAAGCATACTTGTATTCTTGCAAATTCACCAGACCATCAATCTGAAGCACCACTCTTAAACAGACCAAACTCCATTTGGGTAAACCCCACCAAGATCACACCATCTGTGCTCACTCTTCAGCGTCACAAACGCTCCTCTATCTCGTATACTCCGCACATCAAAAAGCTTAAGTCTTTAATCAAGAATCTCAATGACTCCTCTCTATCTGACTTGTTGCATGTTCTTGAAAACTACCCAAGTTCACTTAGTGGAGATGATGCTTTTTTATTGCTGAATAACTTCAAGTCATGGCAAAAGACTCTACTCTTTTTTGATTGGATCAAGACCCGCAATTTATTTGCGGTtgaaactatatattataatgttaCAATGAAGTCTTTGAGGTTTGGGAGGCAGTTTCAGCACATTGAGAATCTTGCATTTGAGATGATTCACAATAGGGTGGAGCTAGATAATATCACTTACTCAACTATTATTACCTGTGCTAAAAGGTGTAATCTTTATGACAAGGCTATTGAATGGTTTGAGAGAATGTACAAGACTGGTTTGATGCCTGATGAGGTTACTTACTCTGCAGTTTTAGATGTGTATGGTAAGTTGAGAAGAGCTGAGGAAGTTGTTAGTTTGTATGAAAGAGGGAGGGCTAGTGGATGGAAACCCGATACGGTTGCTTTTGCAGTGTTGGGTAAATTGTTTGCTCAAGCCGGGGATTATGATGGTCTTAGATATGTGTTTCAAGAAATGAAGGCAGTTGAGGTGGAACCTGATTTGTTTCTGTATAATACATTGTTTGAAGCATTGATAAAGGCTAAGAAGCCTGGTTTAGCTAAAGGCCTGTTTGGAAGCATGATTAGTTCTGGAATCAAACCGAATGAGAAAACATTAACAGCACTTGTTAGAATATTTGGAAAGGCCAGATGGGCTAAAGATGCTCTGGGATTTTGGGAAAAACTTAGGTCAAATAAGTGGGCAGTGAATAATTTGTTGTACAATACATTGCTTAACATGTGTGCTGATCTGGGGTTGGAGGAAGAAGCTGAAGGATTGTTTGAAGACATGAAAAAATCTGAGAAATGTAAGCCTGATAGTTGGAGCTACACTGCAATGTTGAATATATATGGAAGTGCAGGTTATGCTGATAAGGCAATGGATTTGTTTGATGAGATGTCTGAGTTGGAAGTTGAACTTAATATAATGGGGTGCACTTGTTTAATTCAATGCCTTGGAAAGGCTAGGAGGATTGATGATTTGGTTGAGGTTTTTAGGGTTTCAATTGACAGAGATATCAAGCCGGATGATAGGCTTTCTGGTTGCTTGCTATCTGTTGTGTCCTTTTGTGAAGGTGAGGACTTGAACAAAGTTCTTTCTTGCTTACAGGAAGCTAACTCAAAACTAGTTGATTTTATCAGGCTACTTGAAAATGGCACAATTGATTTCAACACTCTTAGCACTGAGTTCAGGGAAATGCTTAACGAAACCTCAGTTGATTCACAGAGGCCTTTCTGTAactgtttgattgatttttgtAGAAACAGAAACCTCCTCGAGAGATCACATGATCTTTTGCATATTGGACTTGCATGCAACCTGTATCCAGGTTTACATACCAAGACTCCAGAAGAATGGCGCTTAAATGTCCGTTCTCTCTCTGTTGGCGCTGCTCACACTGCATTGGAAGATTGGATGAGTACAGTGATCAAACTCGACCAACATCATGATACATTGCCTGAATTGTTTTCTGCAAGTACAGGAGCCGGTACACACAAGTACTCACAAGGACTTGCAAATGAATTTGCCTCTCACGTAAATAAGCTGGATGCACCTTTTAGACGTAGTTCAGAGGAACCAGGCTTTTTCGTGGCAAGTAGAGAAGATTTAGTATCTTGGGTGCAATCAAGAGTACAAACTGCTAGTGGCACAGCATAA
- the LOC108204019 gene encoding glycine-rich cell wall structural protein 1.0-like, translating to MGTHKVASVFLFLLLSVVLCSAARSILSYEGGYGGAGKGEGGGGVSYGGGGGGGNGGGGGGAEHGGGYGSGGGNGGGGGYGGGGMHGGGYGSGGGGGGGAGGGTGGYGTGGYGGGAGKGGGEGYGGGAGGYGGGGGGGSGSGGGGAGGYGGAGGHGSGYGGGEGGGSGGGYGGAGEYGGGGGHGGGGGGGAAGGSGYGTGGSGYGNGGGEGGGGAGVHGGAYAAGGGGGSGGGGGSGSSGVGGYGGGGSAYGSGSGGGEGGGHGGYTP from the coding sequence ATGGGTACACACAAAGTTGCTAGTGTTTTTCTCTTCTTGTTGTTGAGTGTAGTGTTATGTTCTGCAGCTAGGTCTATTCTTAGTTATGAAGGAGGGTATGGTGGTGCTGGTAAAGGTGAGGGTGGaggtggagtgagctatggagggGGGGGTGGTGGTGGTAAtggtggtggaggtggtggTGCTGAGCATGGTGGTGGGTATGGAAGTGGTGGTGGTAATGGTGGGGGTGGGGGTTATGGGGGTGGTGGCATGCATGGTGGAGGATATGGAAGTGGTGGGGGAGGTGGTGGAGGTGCAGGAGGTGGTACTGGTGGTTATGGGACTGGAGGGTATGGTGGTGGTGCAGGAAAAGGTGGTGGGGAAGGGTATGGTGGTGGTGCTGGTGGTTATGGAGGTGGCGGTGGTGGAGGGAGCGGAAGTGGCGGGGGTGGTGcaggtggttatggaggagctGGGGGACATGGGAGTGGTTATGGGGGAGGTGAGGGAGGTGGTAGTGGTGGAGGGTATGGAGGTGCAGGAGAGTATGGTGGAGGAGGTGGACATGGAGGTGGCGGCGGTGGTGGAGCTGCAGGTGGTTCCGGTTATGGTACAGGAGGGAGTGGATATGGTAATGGTGGTGGggaaggtggtggtggtgcagGAGTGCATGGCGGTGCATATGCTGCCGGTGGTGGTGGCGGCTCTGGGGGTGGCGGAGGCAGTGGCTCTAGTGGTGTAGGTGGCTATGGCGGCGGAGGCAGTGCATATGGAAGTGGCAGTGGGGGTGGTGAAGGTGGTGGTCATGGTGGCTACACTCCTTGA
- the LOC108192722 gene encoding uncharacterized protein LOC108192722: MDEEEIWKCKSHPSSINRTGICPTCLRNRLVDLCPNCASLLPCLTCPPPHSSSCHIASSDSLRNLIDNEPSIKRSTSLVIPILRTSSRFSSDHKSPASARRAKSIFLSLFRGKKGENEEAKTNKVSDDYAEMMRRSRSVGVKMPVEAARGRGWSFPSPIKAFRQTKTSRVVQERSPMHNG; this comes from the coding sequence ATGGATGAAGAAGAAATATGGAAATGCAAATCACACCCTTCCTCGATTAACCGCACCGGAATATGCCCCACCTGTCTCCGCAACCGCCTCGTCGATCTCTGTCCCAACTGTGCCTCCCTCCTCCCCTGCCTCACCTGCCCTCCGCCTCACTCTTCCAGCTGCCACATTGCTTCCTCCGACTCTCTTCGTAACCTGATCGACAACGAGCCCTCCATCAAACGATCAACATCATTGGTCATTCCCATTCTACGAACAAGTTCGAGGTTTAGTAGTGATCACAAGTCCCCCGCATCTGCTAGACGTGCAAAATCTATTTTCTTGTCGTTATTTAGAGGCAAGAAAGGAGAGAATGAAGAGGCGAAAACGAATAAGGTGAGTGATGATTATGCGGAGATGATGAGGAGATCGAGATCGGTGGGTGTTAAGATGCCGGTGGAGGCAGCAAGGGGACGCGGATGGTCTTTTCCGAGTCCGATCAAGGCTTTTAGGCAGACGAAAACGTCTAGAGTTGTGCAAGAAAGATCACCTATGCACAATGGTTAA
- the LOC108192461 gene encoding uncharacterized protein LOC108192461, with amino-acid sequence MACYITNSMIHCWKSKPYSFFDWNFGKKNIQEKPQQHKYHDHVDLPFSPSLLKKTFLNGRELKCCYKATVDGFSAASFHDCSDFQGPCVIIGYTNKNVKFGAFNPEGYRSTDDYYDSFDPFLFYWDNNEESEPIVLPKVGGSGAALFDYARGGPQFGADGLLIGPPLAPVMGGFAGPDTNSGIGDLRQARSRLGLSYAKRADGKESLFGDDPKAVLDEVLVFCNPQIASLY; translated from the exons ATGGCCTGTTATATAACCAACTCTATGATTCATTGTTGGAAAAGTAAGCCATATAGTTTTTTTGATTGGAATTTTGGAAAGAAAAATATTCAAGAAAAGCCACAGCAGCACAAATATCATGATCATGTTGATCTTCCCTTTTCGCCTTCTCTGCTCAAGAAAACATTCTTGAATG GTAGGGAACTGAAATGCTGCTACAAGGCCACTGTAGATGGATTTAGCGCGGCTTCATTCCATGACTGCAGCGATTTCCAAGGCCCGTGTGTTATTATTGGCTATACAAACAAGAATGTGAAGTTTGGTGCATTTAACCCTGAGGGCTATAGAAGTACTGATGATTACTATGATTCTTTTGATCCATTTCTTTTTTATTGGGACAACAATGAAGAGAGTGAACCAATAGTATTACCAAAAGTAGGAGGAAGTGGTGCTGCTTTATTTGATTATGCCCGTGGCGGACCTCAGTTTGGAGCTGATGGGCTGCTCATTGGTCCACCACTGGCTCCGGTGATGGGTGGTTTTGCAGGGCCTGATACCAATTCAGGGATTGGTGACTTGAGACAAGCCAGGTCTAGATTGGGACTGTCATATGCTAAAAGAGCAGATGGGAAGGAGTCATTGTTTGGCGATGATCCTAAGGCGGTTCTTGATGAAGTTTTAGTGTTTTGTAATCCACAAATTGCaagtttgtactag